Proteins co-encoded in one Centropristis striata isolate RG_2023a ecotype Rhode Island chromosome 24, C.striata_1.0, whole genome shotgun sequence genomic window:
- the LOC131962793 gene encoding N-chimaerin: MALNVFDHDEYRPPVWKSYLYQLQQEAPHPRRLTCTCEVDNRPKYYGREYHGMISREEADQLLSQAEGSYLIRESQRQPGTYTLALRFGNQTRNFRLYHDGKHFVGEKRFESIHDLVTDGLITLYIETKAAEYIAKMTINPIYEHVGYTTLNQEPTLKKLLPQSPEAPDGPAPAKDDRNAEERLTSLVRRATLRESDLTPKYEKVHNFKVHTFRGPHWCEYCANFMWGLIAQGVKCADCGLNVHKQCSKVVPNDCQPDLRHVKKVYSCDLTTLVKAHNTKRPMVVDMCIQEIEARGLQSEGLYRISGFSELIEDVKLAFDRDGEKADISSNAYEDLNIITGALKLYFRELPIPLISYDAYPRFIETAKIADPEKRLESLHEALKLLPPAHCETLRYLMAHLKRVTEYEKENLMTSENLGIVFGPTLMRAPGLDAMTALNDIRYQRLVVEMLITNEDVLF; this comes from the exons ATGGCCCTAAATGTGTTTG ATCACGATGAATACAGACCACCAGTGTGGAAGTCTTACT TGTACCAGCTCCAGCAGGAGGCACCTCACCCACGCAGACTCACCTGCACCTGCGAG GTGGACAACCGACCTAAATATTATGGGAGAGA GTACCACGGGATGATCTCGAGAGAAGAGGCCGACCAGTTGCTGAGTCAGGCCGAAGGCAGCTACCTCAtcagagagagtcagagacagCCGGGCACATACACACTGGCTCTGAG GTTTGGGAACCAGACAAGAAACTTCCGTCTCTACCATGACGGGAAGCACTTTGTTGGAGAGAAGAGGTTCGAGTCCATCCACGACCTGGTCACAGACGGCCTCATCACACTCTACATTGAGACAAAG GCAGCGGAGTACATCGCTAAGATGACCATAAACCCCATCTATGAACACGTAGGCTACACCACACTGAACCAGGAGCCCACGCTGAAAAAACTCCTGCCACAGAGCCCAGAGGCCCCCGATGGACCCGCTCCGGCCAAAGACGACCGCAACGCTGAAGAGAGG CTCACGTCTCTGGTGCGGCGGGCCACTCTGAGGGAGAGCGACTTGACGCCCAAGTATGAGAAGGTCCACAACTTCAAG GTTCATACATTTAGAGGCCCCCACTGGTGTGAATACTGTGCCAACTTCATGTGGGGTCTCATCGCTCAGGGAGTCAAGTgtgcag ACTGTGGGTTGAATGTCCATAAGCAGTGCTCCAAAGTGGTGCCCAACGACTGCCAGCCGGACCTGCGGCACGTCAAGAAAGTGTACAGCTGCGACCTGACCACGCTGGTCAAAGCCCACAACACCAAGAGGCCCATGGTGGTGGACATGTGCATACAGGAAATCGAGGCTCGAG GTCTCCAGTCAGAGGGTTTGTACAGAATATCTGGCTTCAGTGAGCTGATTGAAGACGTCAAGCTGGCCTTTGACAGAG ATGGAGAAAAGGCAGACATTTCCTCAAACGCTTACGAGGACCTCAACATCATCACCGGAGCCCTCAAGCTCTACTTCAGAGAGCTGCCTATTCCTCTCATCTCATATGATGCCTACCCACGCTTCATAGAAACAGCAA AGATTGCAGACCCGGAGAAACGTTTGGAGTCGCTCCACGAGGCCTTGAAGCTGCTGCCGCCAGCTCACTGCGAGACGCTGCGATACCTCATGGCTCACCTCAAGAG AGTGACTGAGTACGAGAAGGAGAACCTCATGACCAGCGAGAACCTGGGTATTGTCTTCGGCCCCACACTGATGAGGGCCCCCGGGCTGGACGCGATGACGGCGCTTAACGACATCCGATACCAGAGACTCGTGGTGGAAATGCTCATTACCAACGAAGACGTGTTGTTCTAA